A single genomic interval of Nocardioides palaemonis harbors:
- a CDS encoding thiol-disulfide oxidoreductase DCC family protein produces the protein MERGLMLNDGDCGFCMRTAALVPRLGVDIDASTIQAVDLDALGVDPARAEVEMPYVHPDGRVDYGHRAFAAILRTGPLPWRLVGRLMTTRPVDPVARRAYHWIAANRSRLPGGTPSCALPPVVEEGRSPVTRPAHPGGRGGTKSRHETRVS, from the coding sequence ATGGAGCGAGGCCTGATGCTCAACGACGGCGACTGCGGCTTCTGCATGCGCACCGCGGCGCTCGTGCCGCGCCTCGGGGTGGACATCGACGCCTCGACCATCCAGGCCGTCGATCTCGACGCGCTCGGCGTCGACCCGGCACGCGCCGAGGTGGAGATGCCCTACGTCCACCCCGACGGCCGCGTCGACTACGGCCACCGGGCGTTCGCCGCGATCCTGCGCACCGGCCCGCTGCCCTGGCGCCTCGTCGGGCGGCTCATGACGACCCGACCCGTCGACCCGGTGGCGCGGCGGGCGTACCACTGGATCGCCGCGAACCGCTCGCGCCTGCCGGGCGGCACGCCCAGCTGCGCGCTTCCTCCGGTGGTCGAGGAGGGACGGAGTCCCGTCACGAGACCCGCCCACCCCGGTGGTCGAGGAGGGACGAAGTCCCGTCACGAGACCCGGGTCTCGTGA
- a CDS encoding citrate synthase 2 — translation MTEIHHGLEGVVAFETQIAEPDKEGSALRYRGVDIEDLVGRVPFENVWGLLVDGSYTPGLPPAEPYNIAIHTGDVRADVQASVAMLAPMLGMGQTYDISDEQARLDLSRVAVMVLSYAAQSARGLGKPVVTQADVDQGTTLAERFLIRWRGEADPKHAHAIDAYWSSAAEHGMNASTFTARVITSTGADVAAAFSGAIGAMSGPLHGGAPSRVLGMIEEVEKRGDATSYVKELLDGGERLMGFGHRVYRAEDPRARVLRRTAKELDAPRYEVAEALEKAALAELRERRPDRVLETNVEFWAAIVLDFAEVPAPMFTSMFTCARTGGWSAHILEQKTTGRLIRPSAVYAGPSTRQASEVEGWDEAWGA, via the coding sequence ATGACCGAGATCCACCACGGCCTCGAAGGTGTCGTCGCGTTCGAGACGCAGATCGCCGAGCCGGACAAGGAGGGGTCGGCCCTGCGCTACCGCGGCGTCGACATCGAGGACCTCGTCGGCCGCGTCCCGTTCGAGAACGTCTGGGGCCTGCTGGTGGACGGTTCCTACACGCCGGGCCTCCCCCCGGCCGAGCCCTACAACATCGCGATCCACACCGGCGACGTCCGCGCGGACGTGCAGGCCAGCGTGGCGATGCTGGCGCCGATGCTGGGCATGGGGCAGACCTACGACATCTCCGACGAGCAGGCCCGCCTCGACCTCTCCCGCGTCGCGGTCATGGTCCTGTCCTACGCCGCCCAGTCCGCGCGCGGCCTCGGCAAGCCGGTCGTCACCCAGGCCGACGTCGACCAGGGCACGACCCTCGCCGAGCGCTTCCTCATCCGCTGGCGCGGCGAGGCCGACCCGAAGCACGCCCACGCGATCGACGCCTACTGGTCGTCGGCGGCCGAGCACGGCATGAACGCCTCCACCTTCACCGCGCGCGTCATCACCTCCACCGGCGCCGACGTGGCCGCCGCGTTCTCCGGCGCGATCGGCGCGATGTCGGGCCCGCTCCACGGCGGCGCCCCCTCGCGCGTCCTCGGGATGATCGAGGAGGTGGAGAAGCGCGGCGACGCGACGTCGTACGTCAAGGAGCTGCTCGACGGCGGCGAGCGGCTGATGGGCTTCGGTCACCGGGTCTACCGCGCCGAGGACCCCCGGGCCCGCGTGCTGCGCCGCACCGCGAAGGAGCTCGACGCCCCGCGCTACGAGGTCGCCGAGGCGCTCGAGAAGGCCGCGCTCGCCGAGCTGCGCGAGCGCCGTCCCGACCGGGTGCTGGAGACCAACGTGGAGTTCTGGGCGGCGATCGTCCTCGACTTCGCCGAGGTGCCGGCGCCGATGTTCACCTCGATGTTCACCTGCGCGCGCACGGGCGGCTGGTCGGCGCACATCCTCGAGCAGAAGACCACCGGCCGGCTGATCCGCCCGTCCGCGGTCTACGCCGGCCCGTCCACCCGTCAGGCCAGCGAGGTCGAGGGCTGGGACGAGGCCTGGGGCGCCTGA
- the pdxH gene encoding pyridoxamine 5'-phosphate oxidase, producing MDLSSLREEYGRGGLDLPDLADDPVTMFERWFEQAAAAGVHEPNAMVLATATPTGVPSSRMVLLKEVGADGFVFFTNHGSRKGEELAANPRCALLFPWHPLERQVRVEGAAVRLDAERVAAYFHSRPRGAQLGAWSSRQSRPVASRAELAAAYASVQERFGADDADGEVPVPPEWGGYRVVPEAVEFWQGRPGRMHDRLVYRRDGDGWTTERLAP from the coding sequence ATGGACCTCTCCAGCCTGCGCGAGGAGTACGGCCGCGGCGGCCTCGACCTCCCCGACCTCGCCGACGACCCGGTGACCATGTTCGAGCGCTGGTTCGAGCAGGCGGCGGCCGCGGGGGTCCACGAGCCCAACGCGATGGTGCTGGCGACCGCGACGCCGACCGGCGTCCCGTCGAGCCGGATGGTCCTCCTCAAGGAGGTCGGTGCAGACGGCTTCGTCTTCTTCACCAACCACGGCTCGCGCAAGGGCGAGGAGCTCGCCGCCAACCCGCGCTGCGCGCTGCTCTTCCCGTGGCACCCGCTCGAGCGGCAGGTCCGGGTCGAGGGCGCGGCCGTGCGCCTCGACGCCGAGCGGGTGGCGGCCTACTTCCACTCCCGCCCGCGCGGCGCCCAGCTCGGCGCCTGGTCGTCGCGCCAGTCGCGCCCGGTCGCCTCGCGTGCCGAGCTCGCCGCGGCGTACGCCTCGGTGCAGGAGCGCTTCGGCGCCGACGACGCGGACGGCGAGGTCCCGGTCCCGCCGGAGTGGGGCGGCTACCGCGTGGTGCCCGAGGCCGTGGAGTTCTGGCAGGGCCGGCCCGGCCGGATGCACGACCGGCTGGTCTACCGCCGCGATGGCGACGGCTGGACCACCGAGCGCCTCGCCCCCTGA
- a CDS encoding TetR/AcrR family transcriptional regulator produces the protein MTPRAKPMAPEDRRQALVDVTIPLLLEHGRAVTTKQIADAAGVAEGTIFRVFETKDDLVTSALDEALDLVPFIAQLGAVDTDQPLAAMLLEVVELFQQRFERVFALMTRMGMVGPPRARHHMEAERAKVALLLETMAEPHRAELRVPPAQLMHMVRLLTFSGTHPHISDGHPLTAEEIVDALLHGVLRTEDH, from the coding sequence GTGACCCCCCGAGCGAAGCCGATGGCACCCGAGGACCGGCGCCAGGCGCTGGTCGACGTCACCATCCCGCTGCTGCTCGAGCACGGGCGTGCCGTGACGACCAAGCAGATCGCCGACGCCGCCGGGGTCGCCGAGGGCACGATCTTCCGGGTCTTCGAGACCAAGGACGACCTGGTCACCTCGGCGCTCGACGAGGCGCTCGACCTGGTGCCGTTCATCGCCCAGCTCGGCGCGGTCGACACCGACCAGCCGCTCGCCGCGATGCTGCTCGAGGTGGTCGAGCTGTTCCAGCAGCGCTTCGAGCGGGTCTTCGCACTGATGACGCGGATGGGCATGGTCGGCCCGCCGCGCGCCCGCCACCACATGGAGGCCGAGCGCGCCAAGGTCGCGCTCCTCCTCGAGACCATGGCCGAGCCGCACCGCGCCGAGCTGCGCGTGCCCCCGGCCCAGCTGATGCACATGGTGCGGCTGCTCACCTTCTCGGGCACCCATCCCCACATCTCCGACGGTCACCCGCTGACCGCGGAGGAGATCGTCGACGCGCTGCTCCACGGCGTGCTGAGGACAGAGGACCACTGA
- a CDS encoding ABC transporter ATP-binding protein produces the protein MLLRIVRTYLRPYAAPLAAVVALQFVGTMAALYLPSLNADIIDRGVVVGDTAYILRHGGLMLLVSLVQIICSIAAVWFSARNAMGFGRDLRAAIFHRVGSFSTREVQQFGAPSLITRETNDVQQVQMLVLMAGTLMVSAPIMMVGGIIMAAREDVGLSWLVLAVVPVLAVSIGLIVRQMVPSFRLMQERIDEVNRLLREQITGVRVVRAFVREEHETARFRGANEQLTEVAVRAGRWQSAMFPTVMVVANTATVGVLWFGGHRVEAGQMEVGALTAYISYLMQIVMSVMMAMFMLMMVPRASVCADRIAEVLDTESSVVPPAAPVTELPGRVDLVLDDVTFAYPGAEEPVLRGVDLRAAPGETVAIVGSTGAGKSTLVNLVPRLFDATGGAVRVGGVDVRDLDPETLWSRIGLVPQKAFLFRGTVADNLRYGKPDATEEEMWAALEIAQAREFVEAMPDGLDAEIAQGGSSLSGGQRQRMAIARAVVRRPDLYLFDDSFSALDLTTDARLRAALRPVTRDATVVIVAQRVATIRHADRIVAMEDGAVVGTGTHDELLAGCETYQEIVRSQLTAEEVA, from the coding sequence ATGCTGCTGCGGATCGTCCGTACCTACCTGCGGCCCTACGCCGCCCCGCTCGCCGCCGTCGTCGCGCTCCAGTTCGTCGGCACGATGGCCGCGCTCTACCTGCCGAGCCTCAACGCCGACATCATCGACCGCGGCGTCGTCGTCGGCGACACGGCGTACATCCTGCGCCACGGCGGCCTCATGCTGCTCGTCTCGCTCGTCCAGATCATCTGCTCGATCGCGGCCGTGTGGTTCTCCGCGCGCAACGCGATGGGCTTCGGCCGTGACCTGCGCGCGGCGATCTTCCACCGCGTCGGGTCCTTCTCGACGCGCGAGGTCCAGCAGTTCGGCGCGCCGTCGCTCATCACCCGCGAGACCAACGACGTCCAGCAGGTGCAGATGCTGGTCCTGATGGCCGGCACGCTCATGGTCTCGGCCCCGATCATGATGGTCGGCGGCATCATCATGGCCGCCCGCGAGGACGTCGGGCTCTCGTGGCTGGTGCTGGCGGTGGTGCCGGTGCTGGCGGTCTCGATCGGCCTGATCGTGCGGCAGATGGTGCCGAGCTTCCGGCTGATGCAGGAGCGCATCGACGAGGTCAACCGGCTGCTGCGCGAGCAGATCACCGGCGTCCGCGTCGTACGTGCCTTCGTCCGCGAGGAGCACGAGACCGCGCGCTTCCGGGGCGCCAACGAGCAGCTGACCGAGGTCGCCGTACGCGCCGGGCGGTGGCAGTCGGCGATGTTCCCGACCGTGATGGTCGTGGCCAACACCGCGACCGTGGGCGTGCTGTGGTTCGGCGGCCACCGGGTCGAGGCCGGGCAGATGGAGGTCGGCGCCCTGACCGCCTACATCTCCTACCTGATGCAGATCGTCATGTCGGTCATGATGGCGATGTTCATGCTGATGATGGTGCCGCGCGCGTCGGTCTGCGCCGACCGGATCGCCGAGGTGCTCGACACGGAGTCCTCCGTCGTACCGCCCGCCGCGCCGGTCACCGAGCTCCCCGGTCGCGTCGACCTCGTGCTGGACGACGTCACCTTCGCCTACCCGGGCGCCGAGGAGCCCGTGCTGCGCGGCGTCGACCTGCGCGCGGCGCCGGGGGAGACGGTCGCGATCGTCGGCTCGACCGGCGCCGGCAAATCGACCCTCGTCAACCTCGTGCCGCGGCTCTTCGACGCCACCGGGGGAGCGGTCCGGGTGGGCGGCGTGGACGTGCGTGACCTCGACCCGGAGACGCTCTGGTCGCGCATCGGCCTGGTGCCGCAGAAGGCGTTCCTCTTCCGCGGCACCGTCGCCGACAACCTCCGCTACGGCAAGCCCGACGCCACGGAGGAGGAGATGTGGGCGGCGCTCGAGATCGCCCAGGCCAGGGAGTTCGTCGAGGCGATGCCCGACGGCCTCGACGCCGAGATCGCCCAGGGTGGCAGCAGCCTGAGCGGTGGCCAGCGGCAACGGATGGCCATCGCGCGCGCCGTCGTGCGGCGACCCGACCTCTACCTGTTCGACGACTCGTTCTCCGCGCTCGACCTCACCACCGACGCCCGGCTCCGGGCGGCGCTGCGGCCGGTCACCCGGGACGCGACGGTGGTGATCGTCGCCCAGCGGGTCGCGACCATCCGCCACGCCGACCGGATCGTGGCGATGGAGGACGGCGCGGTCGTCGGCACCGGCACCCACGACGAGCTGCTCGCCGGGTGCGAGACCTACCAGGAGATCGTCCGGTCCCAGCTGACCGCCGAGGAGGTGGCCTGA
- a CDS encoding ABC transporter ATP-binding protein yields MNTTEKGGQLKETERVQSGPGGPGRGPMGGGMIGQKADTFWPSTRRLLARLRPERHKAYAVVALTLVSVVAMAVGPKILGRATDLIFAGLLGKQVLGSGATQEQAIEALRASGEDRQADMLASMDLTDGVDFSAVADVLLLVLAVYLAASLLAWLSGYLLNDVVQGTVLRMRAEVEDKIHRLPLGYFDKQPRGELLSRVTNDIDNISQTLQQTMSQMLNSLLTVLAVLAMMFWISPVLALVALVSVPVTMVVTGAVMKRSQGMFIQQWRRTGTLNAHIEETFSGHAVVKVFGRQAEAERVFAEQNEELYTASYGAQFVSGLIMPIMMFVGNLNYVVIAVLGGLRVASGTMSLGDVQAFIQYTRQFTQPLTQVASMLNLLQSGVASAERVFELLDAPEESADATGRPAADARGEVRFEDVSFSYDPERPLIEGLSLVARPGSTVAIVGPTGAGKTTMVNLVMRFYDPQSGRITIDGVDIASVPRGVLRSRIGMVLQDTWLFAGTIRDNIAYGRPDASEEQVLEAARATFVDRFVHSLPDGYDTVIDEDGSNLSAGERQLVTIARAFLSDPALLILDEATSSVDTRTELLLQQAMAALRSDRTSFVIAHRLSTIRDADLILVMEDGSIVEQGSHDELLAADGAYARLHRSQFDAPADEAAGLTR; encoded by the coding sequence ATGAACACCACCGAGAAGGGCGGCCAGCTCAAGGAGACGGAGCGCGTCCAGTCCGGCCCCGGCGGCCCGGGCCGCGGCCCGATGGGCGGCGGGATGATCGGCCAGAAGGCTGACACGTTCTGGCCCTCGACCAGGCGGCTGCTGGCGCGGCTGCGCCCCGAGCGCCACAAGGCGTACGCCGTCGTCGCGCTGACCCTCGTCAGCGTCGTCGCGATGGCGGTCGGCCCCAAGATCCTGGGGCGCGCCACCGACCTGATCTTCGCCGGGCTGCTCGGCAAGCAGGTGCTCGGCAGCGGAGCGACGCAGGAGCAGGCCATCGAGGCGCTGCGCGCCAGCGGCGAGGACCGGCAGGCCGACATGCTGGCGTCGATGGACCTCACCGACGGGGTCGACTTCTCCGCGGTCGCCGACGTCCTGCTGCTGGTGCTCGCGGTCTACCTCGCCGCGTCCCTGCTCGCGTGGCTCAGCGGCTACCTGCTCAACGACGTGGTGCAGGGCACGGTGCTGCGGATGCGCGCCGAGGTCGAGGACAAGATCCACCGGCTGCCGCTGGGCTACTTCGACAAGCAGCCGCGCGGCGAGCTGCTCAGCCGGGTCACCAACGACATCGACAACATCAGCCAGACGCTCCAGCAGACGATGAGCCAGATGCTCAACTCGCTGCTGACGGTGCTGGCCGTGCTCGCGATGATGTTCTGGATCTCACCCGTGCTCGCGCTCGTCGCGCTGGTCTCGGTGCCGGTCACGATGGTCGTCACGGGCGCGGTGATGAAGCGCTCGCAGGGCATGTTCATCCAGCAGTGGCGACGCACCGGCACCCTCAACGCCCACATCGAGGAGACCTTCTCCGGCCACGCGGTCGTCAAGGTCTTCGGGCGCCAGGCCGAGGCCGAGCGGGTCTTCGCCGAGCAGAACGAGGAGCTCTACACCGCCTCGTACGGTGCGCAGTTCGTCAGCGGCCTGATCATGCCGATCATGATGTTCGTCGGGAACCTCAACTACGTCGTGATCGCGGTCCTCGGCGGCCTCCGCGTGGCCAGCGGCACGATGTCGCTCGGCGACGTGCAGGCGTTCATCCAGTACACCCGGCAGTTCACCCAGCCGCTGACCCAGGTCGCCTCGATGCTCAACCTCCTGCAGTCCGGCGTCGCGTCCGCCGAGCGGGTCTTCGAGCTGCTCGACGCGCCGGAGGAGTCGGCCGACGCCACCGGCCGCCCGGCGGCGGACGCTCGCGGTGAGGTGCGGTTCGAGGACGTGTCGTTCTCCTACGACCCCGAGCGCCCGCTCATCGAGGGCCTCTCGCTCGTCGCCCGCCCGGGCAGCACGGTCGCCATAGTCGGGCCCACCGGCGCCGGCAAGACCACGATGGTCAACCTGGTGATGCGGTTCTACGACCCGCAGTCGGGGCGGATCACGATCGACGGCGTCGACATCGCATCGGTCCCGCGCGGCGTCCTGCGCAGCCGGATCGGGATGGTGCTCCAGGACACCTGGCTGTTCGCCGGCACCATCCGCGACAACATCGCCTACGGCCGCCCGGACGCCAGCGAGGAGCAGGTCCTCGAGGCGGCCCGGGCGACGTTCGTCGACCGGTTCGTCCACTCGCTGCCCGACGGCTACGACACGGTCATCGACGAGGACGGCTCCAACCTCTCGGCCGGCGAGCGACAGCTGGTGACGATCGCCCGCGCGTTCCTCTCCGACCCGGCGCTGCTGATCCTCGACGAGGCCACCAGCTCGGTCGACACCCGCACCGAGCTGCTGCTCCAGCAGGCGATGGCGGCGCTGCGCTCGGACCGGACCTCGTTCGTGATCGCCCACCGGCTCTCCACGATCCGCGACGCCGACCTGATCCTGGTGATGGAGGACGGCTCGATCGTCGAGCAGGGCTCCCACGACGAGCTGCTCGCGGCGGACGGGGCGTACGCCCGGCTCCACCGCTCGCAGTTCGACGCCCCGGCCGACGAGGCTGCCGGCTTAACCCGTTGA
- a CDS encoding MDR family MFS transporter produces MTQAPTVSAEQGGQMTHREVLEALSGLLLAMFVAMLSSTIVSNALPTIVDDLEGSQTGYTWVVVATMLAMTATTPIWGKFADLFDKKLLVQSALVIFSAGSLVAGFAPSMEVLIGARVIQGLGVGGLTALVQVVIATMVSPRERGRYSGYIGAVFALATVSGPLVGGVLVDTVGWRWCFFAGLPVAALAFVVLQKTLRLPVVKRDVSIDYLGAFLLVGGVSILLIWVSLGGQNFDWISATSGLLVVGAIAVIAAAIHVEANVAKDPVIPLRLFKDRTLTLATIASVLIGVAMFGSTVYLSLYFQRAKDMSPTEAGLMSICMVGGLLVSSILSGRIISRTGVWKRWLVGGMVLVILGLGLLSTIDAGTPLWRTGAFMAVLGLGLGATMQNLVLAVQNTIALADMGAGSSVVAFFRSLGGSVGIAALGAVLAHQVSDSVKTGLTELVAKNPELASAVGHQTGGIPDVSGMPAPIRAIFESAFGDATGHIFLVALPFAVGALVAVLLIKEVPLRTSVKREDELVGEVSPATPQQQR; encoded by the coding sequence GTGACCCAGGCTCCCACCGTCTCCGCCGAGCAGGGCGGACAGATGACCCACCGCGAGGTGCTCGAGGCCCTCAGCGGCCTCCTCCTCGCGATGTTCGTCGCGATGCTGTCCAGCACGATCGTCAGCAACGCGCTGCCGACCATCGTCGACGACCTCGAGGGCAGCCAGACCGGCTACACCTGGGTCGTCGTCGCGACCATGCTCGCGATGACCGCGACCACGCCGATCTGGGGCAAGTTCGCCGACCTCTTCGACAAGAAGCTGCTCGTGCAGTCCGCGCTCGTGATCTTCTCCGCGGGCTCGCTCGTCGCCGGCTTCGCGCCGTCGATGGAGGTGCTGATCGGTGCCCGCGTGATCCAGGGCCTCGGCGTCGGCGGCCTCACCGCCCTCGTCCAGGTCGTGATCGCGACGATGGTCTCCCCCCGCGAGCGCGGCCGCTACAGCGGCTACATCGGCGCCGTCTTCGCCCTCGCCACCGTCAGCGGCCCGCTCGTCGGCGGCGTCCTGGTCGACACCGTCGGCTGGCGCTGGTGCTTCTTCGCCGGACTTCCGGTCGCGGCCCTCGCCTTCGTCGTGCTGCAGAAGACGCTGCGCCTGCCGGTGGTCAAGCGTGACGTCTCGATCGACTACCTCGGCGCCTTCCTGCTCGTCGGCGGCGTCTCGATCCTGCTGATCTGGGTGTCGCTCGGCGGCCAGAACTTCGACTGGATCTCCGCCACCAGCGGCCTGCTGGTCGTCGGCGCGATCGCGGTCATCGCCGCGGCGATCCACGTCGAGGCCAACGTCGCCAAGGACCCGGTCATCCCGCTGCGCCTGTTCAAGGACCGTACGCTGACCCTCGCGACCATCGCGTCGGTGCTGATCGGCGTCGCGATGTTCGGCTCGACGGTCTACCTCAGCCTCTACTTCCAGCGCGCCAAGGACATGAGCCCCACCGAGGCCGGCCTGATGTCGATCTGCATGGTCGGCGGCCTGCTCGTCTCGAGCATCCTCAGCGGCCGGATCATCTCCCGCACGGGTGTGTGGAAGCGCTGGCTGGTCGGCGGCATGGTGCTCGTCATCCTCGGCCTCGGCCTGCTGTCGACGATCGACGCCGGCACCCCGCTGTGGCGCACCGGCGCCTTCATGGCGGTCCTCGGCCTCGGCCTCGGTGCCACCATGCAGAACCTCGTGCTCGCGGTGCAGAACACCATCGCCCTCGCCGACATGGGCGCCGGGTCGTCGGTCGTCGCGTTCTTCCGCTCCCTCGGTGGTTCGGTCGGCATCGCCGCGCTGGGCGCCGTCCTGGCCCACCAGGTCTCCGACTCGGTGAAGACGGGCCTGACCGAGCTCGTCGCGAAGAACCCCGAGCTCGCGTCGGCCGTCGGCCACCAGACCGGCGGCATCCCCGACGTGTCGGGCATGCCGGCGCCGATCCGCGCGATCTTCGAGAGCGCCTTCGGTGACGCCACCGGCCACATCTTCCTCGTGGCCCTGCCGTTCGCGGTCGGCGCGCTCGTCGCGGTCCTGCTCATCAAGGAGGTCCCGCTGCGGACCTCGGTCAAGCGCGAGGACGAGCTGGTCGGCGAGGTGTCGCCGGCCACGCCGCAGCAGCAGAGATGA
- a CDS encoding MarR family winged helix-turn-helix transcriptional regulator yields MSTRNDDLRAIESEVGSLIRRVKRVIAERAREVHPELHPMTYFILTHLATHGPQRGADLSDAFGMDKGGVSRQVQALVDLGLVERKPDAEDRRAILLDATDEGRKRLEVMSQSRRDRFDERLADWSDEELHTFAGQLAAYNLALADD; encoded by the coding sequence ATGAGCACGAGGAACGACGACCTGCGGGCGATCGAGTCCGAGGTCGGCAGCCTGATCCGTCGCGTCAAGCGGGTCATCGCCGAGCGGGCGCGCGAGGTGCACCCCGAGCTGCACCCGATGACGTACTTCATCCTCACCCACCTCGCGACCCACGGGCCGCAGCGGGGGGCTGACCTGTCCGACGCGTTCGGCATGGACAAGGGCGGCGTCAGCCGCCAGGTCCAGGCGCTGGTCGACCTCGGTCTGGTCGAGCGCAAGCCCGACGCCGAGGACCGGCGCGCGATCCTGCTCGACGCGACCGACGAGGGCCGCAAGCGGCTCGAGGTGATGAGCCAGAGCCGCCGCGACCGCTTCGACGAGCGGCTCGCCGACTGGTCCGACGAGGAGCTGCACACCTTCGCCGGCCAGCTCGCGGCGTACAACCTCGCCCTCGCCGACGACTGA
- a CDS encoding glycoside hydrolase family 13 protein, producing the protein MADLNDPKTYWWRNAVVYQIYVRSFADADGDGIGDLPGITSRLPHLADLGVDALWITPFYTSPQHDHGYDVADYRDIDPLFGRLADADELITRAHELGLRVVVDLVPNHTSSEHAWFQAALAAGPGSPERARYLFRDAPEGELPNNWSSVFGGPAWTQVDDGQWYLHLFDSTQPDLDWRNPEVPAMFEDVLRFWLDRGVDGFRVDVAHGLFKEASLRDQVVEEGEKTSSGQVNTDHSMVSLELKDEPMWDQPEVHDVYRAWSRVLDEAGPDRMAVAEAWTQTPESMAKFVRPDELDQAFNFAWLLADWSAEAFAGVITDTLAAVEPVGASPTWVLSNHDVVRHVTRYGGGAQGLARGRAATLTMLALPGSSYLYQGEELGLEQVDVAPEFRQDPSYLRTGEVGRDGCRVPMPWGGDAAPYAFGPGAEQPWLPQPEGWADLTVEAQTGAEGSTLEFYRAALHARREFAWTAGADVTMVDLGEDVLAFTRGPLTVVLNCGDAPVELPAGELVLASGPLEGAKLPADTAAWLRS; encoded by the coding sequence ATGGCTGATTTGAACGATCCAAAGACGTACTGGTGGCGCAACGCCGTCGTCTACCAGATCTACGTCCGCAGCTTCGCGGACGCCGACGGCGACGGCATCGGCGACCTGCCCGGCATCACCTCCCGGCTGCCGCACCTCGCCGACCTCGGCGTCGACGCGCTGTGGATCACGCCGTTCTACACCTCGCCGCAGCACGACCACGGCTACGACGTCGCCGACTACCGTGACATCGACCCGCTGTTCGGCCGGCTCGCGGACGCCGACGAGCTCATCACCCGGGCCCACGAGCTCGGCCTGCGCGTCGTGGTGGACCTCGTGCCCAACCACACGTCGAGCGAGCACGCGTGGTTCCAGGCCGCGCTCGCCGCCGGCCCGGGCAGCCCCGAGCGCGCCCGCTACCTGTTCCGCGACGCGCCCGAGGGCGAGCTGCCCAACAACTGGAGCTCGGTCTTCGGCGGCCCGGCGTGGACCCAGGTCGACGACGGCCAGTGGTACCTCCACCTCTTCGACTCCACCCAGCCCGACCTCGACTGGCGCAACCCCGAGGTCCCCGCGATGTTCGAGGACGTGCTGCGCTTCTGGCTCGACCGCGGCGTCGACGGCTTCCGCGTCGACGTGGCGCACGGGCTGTTCAAGGAGGCCTCGCTGCGCGACCAGGTCGTCGAGGAGGGCGAGAAGACCTCGTCGGGCCAGGTCAACACCGACCACTCGATGGTGTCGCTCGAGCTCAAGGACGAGCCGATGTGGGACCAGCCCGAGGTCCACGACGTCTACCGTGCCTGGAGCCGGGTGCTCGACGAGGCCGGTCCGGACCGGATGGCGGTCGCCGAGGCGTGGACCCAGACGCCGGAGTCGATGGCGAAGTTCGTGCGCCCCGACGAGCTCGACCAGGCCTTCAACTTCGCCTGGCTGCTGGCCGACTGGTCGGCCGAGGCGTTCGCCGGGGTCATCACCGACACCCTCGCCGCCGTCGAGCCGGTCGGCGCCTCGCCGACGTGGGTGCTCAGCAACCACGACGTGGTCCGCCACGTCACCCGCTACGGCGGCGGCGCGCAGGGCCTGGCCCGCGGCCGCGCGGCGACGCTGACGATGCTCGCGCTGCCCGGCTCGAGCTACCTCTACCAGGGCGAGGAGCTCGGCCTGGAGCAGGTCGACGTCGCGCCGGAGTTCCGCCAGGACCCGTCCTACCTCCGCACCGGCGAGGTAGGCCGCGACGGCTGCCGCGTGCCGATGCCGTGGGGCGGCGACGCCGCGCCGTACGCCTTCGGCCCGGGCGCCGAGCAGCCGTGGCTGCCGCAGCCCGAGGGCTGGGCCGACCTGACCGTCGAGGCGCAGACCGGGGCCGAGGGCTCCACCCTGGAGTTCTACCGCGCCGCGCTGCACGCCCGCCGCGAGTTCGCCTGGACCGCCGGCGCCGACGTGACGATGGTCGACCTGGGCGAGGACGTGCTGGCCTTCACCCGCGGCCCGCTCACCGTGGTGCTCAACTGCGGCGACGCGCCCGTCGAGCTGCCCGCGGGTGAGCTGGTGCTCGCCAGCGGCCCGCTCGAGGGCGCCAAGCTGCCGGCCGACACCGCGGCCTGGCTGCGCAGCTGA